A section of the Roseivirga sp. BDSF3-8 genome encodes:
- a CDS encoding DUF72 domain-containing protein, protein MKFGRLENIEEVDWHLPETHPATPDILRQQGAAPVTYYIGCSVWSVKGYVGKVFPPRTPGSKYLQAYGKQFYTVEANSTHYNIPTLDTIHKWRDSVQDGFKFCPKFPQFISHRRQMVGNPEAIDRFLRHILALGDKLGTSFLQLPPYFSGDRADDLIQLLEYLPRDFKLALEFRHPQWFQDTTLMDDMFSYLTERHISAVISDVAGRRDVLHQRLTTPLLFLRFNGHNLHPTDYSRIDAWVKRISQWVEEGLKEVYIFVHEPEQHLNADLALYLIESLNKQCDAEIPVPHWYENQQTSLFS, encoded by the coding sequence ATGAAGTTTGGAAGACTCGAAAATATTGAAGAAGTAGACTGGCACCTGCCCGAAACCCATCCCGCCACCCCCGACATCCTCAGGCAGCAGGGAGCAGCACCCGTCACCTACTACATCGGCTGCTCCGTGTGGTCCGTCAAAGGCTATGTAGGTAAAGTATTTCCACCCCGTACCCCTGGCAGTAAATACCTCCAGGCCTACGGCAAACAGTTCTATACCGTAGAAGCCAATTCAACCCACTATAACATCCCCACCCTCGATACCATACATAAGTGGAGGGACAGCGTGCAGGATGGGTTTAAGTTCTGCCCTAAGTTTCCCCAGTTCATAAGCCATCGCCGTCAGATGGTTGGTAACCCCGAAGCAATAGACCGCTTTCTCCGGCATATACTTGCCCTCGGAGATAAGCTCGGCACCTCCTTTCTGCAGTTACCCCCCTATTTCAGCGGAGACCGTGCAGATGATCTCATTCAACTCCTCGAATACCTCCCCCGGGACTTTAAATTAGCCCTGGAGTTCAGGCACCCACAGTGGTTTCAGGATACCACACTAATGGACGACATGTTCAGCTATCTTACAGAGCGCCATATCTCTGCTGTCATTAGCGATGTCGCCGGCCGCCGCGATGTCCTCCACCAGCGCCTTACCACACCCCTTCTTTTTCTCCGGTTCAATGGCCATAATCTACACCCCACCGACTACAGCCGAATAGATGCCTGGGTAAAAAGAATAAGCCAATGGGTAGAGGAAGGATTAAAAGAAGTATATATTTTTGTGCATGAGCCTGAGCAGCACCTCAATGCAGACCTGGCCCTATACCTCATAGAGTCCTTGAATAAACAGTGCGATGCAGAAATACCTGTGCCCCACTGGTATGAAAACCAACAAACCAGCCTCTTTTCTTAA
- the rodA gene encoding rod shape-determining protein RodA, with amino-acid sequence MRREGNIFSNVDWVTVMIYFGLVIFGWLNIYAVEYNAEDVHKIFSLEMNSGKQLLFMAVALIAGIAIFIIDFKFYDHFAYGFYALVILLLVAVLGIGPVISGAKSWIRIGPFGLQPSEFAKFATALAVAKFISQRSMKFDRLDKDFLVLCGIILLPMALIVIQGDAGTALVFGSFVFVLYREGLTPWVLIAGFIGLALFILTLWVGPEYMYLAIGLLILLALGLFSKMKFWRIVGILAAGIVFFTVVFGVDFFVNDVLQPHQSARINVLFDPESDLQGAGYNVNQSKIAIGSGGMWGQGFLEGSQTKLSYVPEQHTDFIFCTIGEEHGWAGSFLLIALFITLLYRIIFISERQKDRFIRIYGYGVACILFFHFMINIGMTIGLFPVIGIPLPFFSYGGSSLLAFTTLLFILLKLDSHRKNAFSR; translated from the coding sequence TTGAGGAGAGAGGGTAATATATTTTCTAATGTCGATTGGGTCACCGTCATGATCTATTTCGGCCTCGTCATATTCGGCTGGCTCAATATCTATGCCGTCGAGTATAATGCCGAAGACGTCCATAAGATATTCAGCCTGGAGATGAACTCCGGTAAGCAGCTACTCTTTATGGCCGTAGCCCTTATCGCCGGCATCGCCATATTTATCATTGACTTCAAGTTCTACGATCACTTTGCCTACGGCTTCTATGCCCTTGTTATTCTGCTTTTGGTCGCTGTACTCGGCATAGGACCCGTTATTTCCGGAGCCAAATCCTGGATACGCATTGGCCCCTTCGGCCTCCAGCCCTCAGAGTTTGCTAAGTTTGCCACCGCCCTGGCTGTGGCAAAATTTATTTCACAGCGCTCCATGAAGTTCGATCGCCTCGATAAGGACTTCCTCGTACTCTGCGGTATCATCCTCCTTCCCATGGCCCTTATCGTCATACAGGGAGATGCCGGTACCGCCCTCGTGTTTGGCTCCTTCGTGTTTGTGCTATACCGCGAAGGCCTTACCCCCTGGGTACTTATTGCCGGCTTTATCGGGCTCGCACTCTTTATTCTTACCCTGTGGGTAGGCCCCGAGTACATGTATCTGGCCATAGGCCTCCTCATACTACTCGCTCTTGGCCTCTTTAGTAAGATGAAGTTCTGGCGCATAGTAGGCATACTTGCCGCTGGTATCGTCTTCTTTACAGTAGTTTTTGGCGTAGACTTCTTTGTAAACGATGTCCTGCAGCCCCACCAGAGCGCTCGTATCAATGTCCTGTTCGATCCTGAATCAGACCTCCAGGGAGCAGGCTATAACGTAAACCAGAGTAAGATCGCTATTGGCTCAGGAGGCATGTGGGGACAAGGCTTTCTCGAAGGGAGCCAAACCAAGCTCAGCTACGTGCCCGAGCAGCATACAGACTTTATTTTCTGCACCATAGGAGAGGAGCACGGCTGGGCAGGTAGTTTCCTTCTCATTGCCCTCTTCATTACCCTCCTTTACCGCATCATCTTCATTAGTGAAAGGCAAAAAGACCGCTTCATCAGAATTTACGGATACGGCGTCGCCTGCATCCTCTTTTTCCACTTCATGATCAACATAGGCATGACCATCGGGCTTTTTCCCGTTATCGGTATTCCCCTGCCCTTTTTCAGCTACGGAGGTTCCAGCCTGCTCGCTTTTACCACCTTACTCTTCATACTGCTTAAGCTCGATTCCCACCGGAAAAACGCATTCTCAAGGTAG
- the mreC gene encoding rod shape-determining protein MreC — protein MRSLLKVIYRYRAFFIFILLELVCTYLIVRNNNYQGAAFFNSSNALVGNLLETQSGITGYLSLKEANKELAAENARLRAELDVLEDVADTAGNIFRKTVLLEDYQYIPARVINNSTRRYNNYLTLNKGEKDSIKAGMGVIGPGGVVGRVKAVSENFATVISVLHNDMLISSQVRRTGYFGSTSWPGKDASTAELKFIPRSESVMQGDTIITSGYNAVYPGGVLVGIVEEVKLREDASFYDIKLRLSTDFGNLSYVYVVENKMKEERDSIENVAITP, from the coding sequence ATGCGGTCATTATTAAAGGTAATATACCGTTATCGCGCGTTCTTTATTTTCATATTGCTGGAATTGGTATGCACCTACCTCATAGTTCGGAATAACAACTACCAGGGCGCCGCCTTTTTTAATTCCTCCAATGCCCTTGTAGGCAATCTGCTCGAGACACAGTCCGGTATTACCGGGTACCTCTCCCTCAAGGAGGCCAATAAGGAACTCGCCGCAGAGAATGCCCGCCTTAGGGCAGAGCTCGATGTACTTGAAGATGTCGCCGATACCGCCGGCAACATCTTCCGCAAAACCGTGCTTCTGGAAGACTACCAATACATCCCTGCCAGGGTCATTAATAACAGCACCCGGAGGTATAATAACTACCTCACCCTTAATAAGGGGGAAAAAGATAGCATCAAAGCCGGCATGGGCGTCATAGGGCCCGGAGGCGTAGTTGGCCGCGTAAAGGCCGTATCTGAGAATTTCGCCACCGTAATTAGCGTATTGCATAATGATATGCTCATAAGCAGCCAGGTACGCCGTACCGGCTACTTTGGCAGCACCTCATGGCCAGGCAAAGACGCCTCTACCGCAGAGCTGAAATTTATTCCACGCTCAGAGAGTGTAATGCAAGGCGATACCATCATTACCTCCGGATATAATGCCGTCTATCCCGGCGGCGTACTTGTCGGAATTGTCGAAGAAGTAAAGCTCAGAGAAGACGCCTCTTTTTACGATATCAAACTCAGGCTCTCCACCGACTTTGGCAACCTGTCATACGTCTACGTGGTGGAGAATAAAATGAAAGAAGAAAGAGACAGTATAGAAAATGTAGCCATTACCCCATGA
- the mrdA gene encoding penicillin-binding protein 2, translating to MNENRHIVVMAVFLLIGLIFLGRLFALQVLNDELKLKAENNLKLKVTQHPYRGLITDRNGELIAYNTPLYDLYATPIKTKGIDTARFCNLLGITKEEYVRRMEDAIVSKRYRLPYLFEKQISHEKFARLQDALVDFNGFYIEPRTARAYKHPVMANALGYIAEISGPMLAADSSKYYRSGDYLGHSGIEKSYEPFLRGKRGVKYKVKNALGREVGSLEEGRFDTLAIPGENLVTTIDLELQKYGEKLMAGKVGSIVAIEPATGEILAIISAPTYDPNLLSGKNYGKNFGALQRDTLAPLFNRALMATYPPGSMFKCVQSLIALQEGVITATEKIYCDGSLIGDHAPTGYYDVPKAIQNSSNNYFVKVFRRVLNQNVSDNTYKDTEIGLEKWQEYVHNFGLGVKPQVDIPNAKSGYIPGPSYYNNIYGEGRWKFSNIYSLSIGQGEMLITPLQMANLAALIANRGYYYSPHLVKSIGTTNHVLDEYKEKNYAGIDPEHYEMVVQGMAQVITHGTGQYRAKLKDIEVCGKTSTVQNPHGEDHSGFMAFAPRNDPKIAIAVYVENAGQGARSAAAIASLMIEKYIKGGTDRPYIEDYVLKGDFL from the coding sequence ATGAACGAGAACCGTCACATAGTGGTCATGGCAGTATTTCTGCTCATCGGGCTGATTTTCCTGGGAAGGCTCTTTGCCCTTCAGGTACTGAACGATGAGCTAAAGCTAAAAGCCGAGAATAACCTTAAGCTTAAGGTTACCCAGCACCCCTATCGTGGTCTCATCACCGATCGCAACGGTGAACTCATTGCCTACAACACCCCCCTCTATGACCTTTATGCCACACCCATAAAGACCAAGGGGATAGATACCGCCCGCTTCTGCAACCTCCTCGGAATAACCAAAGAAGAGTATGTCAGGCGCATGGAAGACGCCATCGTTTCAAAACGGTACAGGCTTCCTTATCTCTTCGAAAAGCAGATCTCACACGAAAAATTTGCCAGGCTACAGGATGCCCTCGTAGACTTCAATGGCTTTTATATAGAACCACGGACCGCCAGGGCCTATAAGCACCCCGTCATGGCCAATGCACTCGGCTACATTGCCGAGATATCCGGCCCCATGCTCGCAGCCGATTCATCTAAATATTACCGCTCAGGAGACTACCTGGGCCACAGCGGCATAGAGAAGTCCTATGAGCCCTTTCTCAGGGGTAAAAGAGGCGTAAAGTATAAGGTTAAGAATGCACTCGGCCGTGAGGTCGGCAGCCTCGAAGAAGGCCGCTTCGACACCCTCGCCATTCCCGGAGAAAACCTCGTTACCACCATAGACCTCGAGCTGCAGAAATATGGCGAGAAACTTATGGCCGGTAAAGTAGGCAGCATCGTAGCCATCGAGCCTGCCACCGGTGAGATACTCGCTATTATCTCAGCCCCTACCTACGATCCTAACCTGCTCTCAGGTAAAAATTATGGTAAAAACTTCGGAGCCCTGCAGCGCGATACACTCGCGCCCCTGTTTAACAGGGCCCTCATGGCTACCTACCCTCCCGGCTCCATGTTCAAGTGCGTGCAGTCACTTATTGCCCTGCAGGAAGGCGTAATTACCGCTACCGAAAAAATATACTGTGACGGCTCCCTCATAGGTGATCACGCCCCCACAGGCTACTACGATGTGCCAAAGGCCATACAGAACTCCAGTAACAACTACTTTGTAAAAGTATTTCGCCGCGTCCTCAATCAGAACGTCAGTGACAACACCTACAAAGACACAGAAATAGGCCTGGAGAAGTGGCAGGAGTATGTACATAACTTTGGCCTCGGCGTTAAGCCACAGGTAGACATACCAAATGCCAAGTCCGGCTACATACCCGGTCCTTCCTACTATAACAACATCTATGGCGAAGGCCGCTGGAAGTTCTCCAACATTTACTCACTCAGTATAGGCCAGGGAGAGATGCTCATCACCCCCTTGCAAATGGCCAACCTCGCCGCCCTTATCGCAAACAGAGGCTATTACTACAGCCCCCACCTCGTAAAGAGCATTGGCACCACCAATCACGTACTCGATGAGTACAAAGAAAAGAACTATGCCGGTATAGACCCCGAGCATTACGAGATGGTCGTGCAGGGCATGGCACAGGTAATCACCCATGGTACCGGACAGTACAGGGCCAAACTAAAAGATATTGAGGTGTGTGGGAAAACCAGTACCGTACAGAACCCCCATGGCGAAGACCACTCCGGCTTTATGGCATTTGCCCCCCGCAATGACCCCAAAATTGCCATTGCCGTGTACGTCGAAAATGCAGGACAGGGAGCCCGTTCCGCTGCCGCCATTGCATCACTCATGATCGAGAAATACATCAAAGGCGGTACCGACCGGCCTTACATAGAAGATTACGTACTCAAAGGAGATTTTCTTTAA
- the purH gene encoding bifunctional phosphoribosylaminoimidazolecarboxamide formyltransferase/IMP cyclohydrolase — translation MSLKKIQSALISVYYKDNLEPIVKLLDAAGVQIFSTGGTRSFIEDLGIKVTAVEDITDYPSILGGRVKTLHPKVFGGILARRDHQEDTQHINTYELPLIDLVIVDLYPFEETVSSGAAEQDIIEKIDIGGISLIRAAAKNFKDVTIVSSREQYAELQTILEEKNCHTSIEDRKYLAARAFDISSHYDTAIFNYFNEGDKLPRFKNSQRTSRVLRYGENPHQQGIFYGRLEDMFSQLNGKELSYNNLVDIDAAVSLIEEFPDTTTFAILKHTNACGVAHGSTVKEAYTNALAADPVSAFGGVLVSNAKIDKDSAEELHKLFFEVLIAPGFDDDALQILRGKKNRVLLQQHKGLETKKQHKSILNGTIVQDRDLSSESTDDFNAVTERKVDENEAQALVFAAKIAKHTKSNTIVLAKKGQLLASGVGQTSRVDALKQAIEKARNFGFDLKGAVMASDAFFPFSDCVQIAHEAGITAVVQPGGSIRDEDSIGFCDRNNMAMVFTGVRHFKH, via the coding sequence ATGTCTCTAAAAAAAATACAATCCGCCTTAATTTCTGTCTATTATAAAGACAATCTGGAGCCTATTGTAAAGCTACTCGATGCTGCCGGAGTACAAATTTTCAGTACCGGTGGCACCCGCTCCTTTATAGAGGACCTGGGCATTAAGGTTACGGCTGTCGAAGACATCACCGACTACCCCTCCATACTCGGCGGCAGAGTCAAGACCCTGCACCCCAAAGTATTCGGCGGCATACTTGCCAGAAGAGACCACCAGGAGGACACCCAGCACATCAATACCTATGAGCTACCTCTGATAGACCTCGTCATCGTAGACCTCTACCCCTTTGAGGAGACAGTATCGTCCGGAGCCGCAGAACAGGACATCATCGAGAAAATAGATATCGGAGGCATATCACTCATCCGCGCCGCCGCCAAAAACTTCAAAGATGTCACCATAGTAAGCTCACGCGAGCAGTATGCCGAGCTCCAGACCATCCTTGAAGAAAAGAACTGCCACACCAGCATTGAGGATAGAAAATACCTCGCTGCCAGGGCATTTGACATCTCCAGTCACTACGACACCGCCATCTTCAACTACTTCAACGAAGGAGATAAGCTCCCCCGCTTCAAGAACAGCCAGCGCACCAGCCGCGTACTCCGCTACGGAGAAAACCCCCACCAGCAAGGCATATTTTACGGCCGCCTGGAGGACATGTTCTCACAGCTTAACGGGAAAGAGCTTAGCTATAACAACCTCGTAGACATAGATGCAGCCGTCTCCCTGATAGAGGAGTTTCCTGACACCACCACCTTTGCCATACTCAAGCATACCAATGCCTGCGGAGTGGCCCACGGAAGCACCGTTAAGGAAGCCTACACCAATGCACTCGCCGCTGATCCCGTTTCAGCCTTCGGCGGAGTCCTCGTCAGCAATGCCAAAATTGATAAAGATTCCGCAGAGGAATTACATAAGTTATTTTTCGAGGTTTTAATCGCCCCCGGCTTTGACGACGACGCCCTCCAAATACTCAGGGGCAAGAAGAACCGCGTTCTTTTGCAGCAACATAAAGGGCTGGAAACTAAGAAACAGCATAAGAGTATTCTTAACGGAACTATTGTTCAGGATCGTGACCTTAGTAGTGAGAGTACCGATGATTTTAATGCAGTGACTGAACGTAAGGTTGACGAAAATGAAGCCCAGGCGCTCGTGTTCGCTGCAAAAATTGCAAAGCATACTAAGAGCAATACCATTGTGCTGGCTAAAAAGGGCCAGTTGCTCGCCAGTGGCGTAGGGCAGACCTCACGCGTCGATGCCCTTAAGCAAGCCATAGAAAAGGCCAGAAACTTTGGTTTTGATCTTAAGGGTGCCGTTATGGCCTCCGATGCCTTCTTCCCTTTTTCCGACTGTGTGCAGATCGCACATGAGGCAGGCATCACCGCGGTAGTACAGCCCGGAGGTAGCATAAGAGATGAAGATTCCATTGGTTTTTGTGACAGAAACAACATGGCCATGGTATTTACCGGGGTGCGCCATTTCAAACATTGA
- a CDS encoding rod shape-determining protein — MGLFDFFSSDIAIDLGTANTLIIHKDKIVVDEPSIIAIDRTTSKVLAIGREAMQMHEKTHENIKTIRPLKDGVIADFHAAEHMIRGMIKMIDNGKKKMFPSSHRMVICIPSGITEVEKRAVRDSAEHAGAKEVYMIHEPLAAAVGIGIDIERPVGSMIVDIGGGTTEIAVIALSGIVCDQSIRVAGDTFNKDILDYMRRQHNLLIGERSAEKVKMEVGSALTELDDAPEDYEIRGRDLMTGIPKVIKISYSEIAFAIDKSISKIEEAVLKALEISPPELSADIYDNGIHLTGGGALLRGLDKRLALKTKLPIHVAEDPLRAVVRGTGLALKNLDSYKAVLMT; from the coding sequence ATGGGATTGTTTGACTTTTTCTCCAGTGATATAGCGATCGACCTGGGAACAGCGAATACGTTGATCATACATAAAGATAAGATTGTAGTGGACGAGCCGTCGATCATTGCAATCGACCGTACCACTTCCAAGGTCCTTGCCATAGGCAGAGAGGCCATGCAGATGCATGAAAAAACGCATGAAAATATCAAAACCATCCGCCCGCTTAAGGACGGCGTGATTGCAGATTTCCATGCGGCCGAGCACATGATCAGAGGGATGATCAAGATGATCGACAACGGCAAGAAAAAAATGTTCCCCTCCAGCCATCGCATGGTCATATGCATTCCCTCCGGTATTACCGAAGTGGAAAAACGTGCCGTGCGTGACTCCGCCGAACATGCCGGGGCTAAGGAAGTATACATGATCCATGAGCCCCTTGCCGCTGCTGTAGGGATAGGCATTGACATAGAAAGGCCCGTAGGGTCCATGATCGTAGACATAGGCGGGGGTACCACCGAGATCGCCGTGATTGCCCTCAGTGGTATTGTCTGCGACCAGTCCATACGCGTCGCCGGAGATACCTTTAACAAAGACATACTCGACTACATGCGCCGCCAGCATAACCTGCTTATCGGTGAGCGCTCTGCCGAAAAGGTCAAAATGGAAGTAGGCTCAGCCCTTACCGAACTCGATGATGCCCCCGAAGACTACGAGATCCGTGGGCGCGACCTCATGACAGGCATACCCAAGGTAATCAAGATCAGCTACAGCGAGATCGCCTTCGCCATCGACAAATCCATTTCCAAGATAGAAGAAGCCGTGCTCAAAGCCCTCGAGATATCACCTCCCGAGCTTTCTGCAGATATATACGATAACGGTATTCACCTTACCGGTGGAGGTGCCTTGCTAAGAGGCCTGGACAAGAGGCTCGCCCTTAAGACTAAGCTACCTATTCACGTAGCAGAGGATCCTTTGAGAGCCGTAGTGAGAGGCACAGGCCTTGCACTTAAGAACCTCGATTCATACAAGGCAGTACTGATGACCTAA
- a CDS encoding Rod shape-determining protein MreD has product MNGARLIGHLLAFAAYLLLQVLIFRNVVLFDTAFCFIYIGALLMLPFDIGRLPAMLLGFICGLVVDIFYDSLGIHAAASVFMMYLRPYWINLITPRGGYENVSTPRLKLLGSQWFATYAIALSFVHHLILFYVEVGSFHLFFFTLSKVVASTLLTFTMLVVFQYLFYSSRRSVI; this is encoded by the coding sequence ATGAATGGAGCCCGCCTTATAGGACATCTGCTGGCTTTTGCCGCCTACCTGCTGCTGCAGGTGCTCATATTCAGGAATGTGGTGCTCTTCGACACCGCCTTCTGCTTCATCTATATTGGTGCCCTCCTCATGCTGCCTTTTGACATAGGGCGCCTTCCCGCCATGCTGCTCGGCTTTATCTGCGGCCTGGTCGTAGATATTTTTTACGACAGTTTGGGAATTCATGCCGCCGCCTCTGTGTTCATGATGTATCTGAGGCCTTACTGGATCAATCTGATCACACCACGGGGAGGGTACGAGAACGTGTCAACACCCCGGCTCAAGCTGCTGGGAAGCCAATGGTTTGCAACCTATGCCATTGCCCTTTCATTCGTACACCATCTTATCCTCTTTTACGTGGAAGTAGGGAGTTTTCACTTATTCTTTTTTACGCTTAGCAAAGTAGTGGCAAGTACACTCCTCACCTTTACTATGCTGGTCGTATTTCAGTATTTGTTCTACTCATCACGTAGGTCTGTTATATGA
- a CDS encoding dienelactone hydrolase family protein, translating to MRFSFPFLLAVLFFPLSLTAQHSSCCVPSPTQKFASLGGDKAFASDHRPPGEFIYQEEAGEFIDLDLADGPDARAWMIPATNDSGHYLFVFHEWWGLNEYVKNESKKLYDDLGGKVNIIALDLYDGKVASSQEEAQKYMQATSDERARAIISAASKYAGEDAAIGTIGWCFGGGWSLQAAIMLGDKAEACVMYYGMPEMDTDKLEKLETDVLAIFARQDAWITPDKARAFKEKMKEVDADVELLFYDANHAFANPSNPDYDSEATRQAYEQAINYLKEHLDQR from the coding sequence ATGCGCTTCAGTTTTCCTTTCCTGTTAGCGGTACTTTTTTTTCCGCTATCCCTAACTGCACAGCATAGCAGTTGCTGCGTCCCTAGCCCTACCCAAAAGTTTGCCTCACTCGGAGGAGATAAGGCTTTTGCATCTGATCACCGGCCACCCGGAGAGTTTATTTACCAGGAAGAGGCAGGAGAATTTATAGACCTGGACCTAGCCGATGGCCCCGATGCTCGTGCATGGATGATTCCTGCCACCAATGATTCCGGTCATTACCTTTTTGTTTTTCATGAATGGTGGGGCCTGAACGAGTATGTCAAGAACGAATCCAAAAAACTCTATGATGATCTCGGTGGAAAGGTCAATATCATAGCCCTTGACTTGTACGACGGTAAAGTGGCCTCCTCTCAGGAGGAAGCCCAAAAATACATGCAGGCAACATCCGATGAGAGAGCACGTGCTATCATAAGCGCAGCAAGTAAGTACGCAGGCGAAGACGCAGCTATCGGTACCATAGGCTGGTGCTTCGGCGGTGGCTGGTCCCTGCAGGCAGCCATCATGCTCGGCGATAAGGCAGAGGCATGCGTCATGTACTATGGCATGCCCGAAATGGACACCGACAAGCTCGAAAAACTGGAAACAGATGTGCTCGCCATATTTGCCCGGCAAGACGCCTGGATCACTCCTGACAAAGCCAGAGCCTTTAAAGAGAAGATGAAAGAAGTTGACGCAGACGTAGAACTTTTATTTTATGATGCTAACCATGCGTTTGCCAATCCAAGTAATCCTGACTATGACTCAGAAGCTACAAGACAAGCCTATGAGCAGGCAATAAATTATTTAAAAGAACATCTTGACCAGAGGTGA
- a CDS encoding DUF4919 domain-containing protein, giving the protein MGLLSLDIQRPAFSQSDDSSLKYHRLLDRAMARDSSLTLADYENLYRNYVKHPGYKPGHQKARLAELDSALTKRKFSEAANIGEALFKEAPFMLGVALTMYTCYSELGQYSKARSYQRHFQNLLTVICNTGDGSSASEALFLLYQEDEPYLLDYLSLSPKERKVVDGRFAVYTLESPNERGLKKIFFDIENPLSYYVVKE; this is encoded by the coding sequence ATGGGCCTCTTGTCCCTTGATATTCAACGGCCTGCCTTTAGCCAGTCGGATGATTCTTCCCTGAAGTATCACAGACTGCTGGACAGAGCCATGGCGCGTGATTCCAGTCTTACGCTAGCCGACTACGAAAACCTGTACCGTAACTACGTAAAACATCCTGGCTACAAACCAGGTCATCAGAAAGCCCGCCTTGCCGAACTGGATAGTGCTCTGACGAAGAGAAAATTCAGCGAGGCCGCCAATATAGGGGAGGCCCTTTTCAAAGAAGCCCCCTTCATGCTCGGCGTAGCGCTTACCATGTATACCTGCTACTCTGAACTTGGACAGTACAGTAAGGCTCGTTCATACCAGAGGCATTTCCAGAACCTGCTTACCGTCATCTGCAATACAGGCGATGGTAGCTCAGCCAGTGAAGCCCTCTTTCTGCTCTACCAGGAAGATGAGCCTTACTTACTGGATTATCTTTCCCTTTCGCCTAAGGAGCGAAAAGTAGTAGATGGCAGATTCGCTGTCTACACCCTCGAGAGCCCTAATGAACGGGGGCTCAAAAAAATATTTTTTGACATAGAAAATCCCCTCAGCTACTATGTAGTAAAGGAGTGA